Part of the Candidatus Eisenbacteria bacterium genome, CCCAACGCGGCTACAGCCGCGACCATCGGCCGGACTGCAAGCAGGTCTGCATCGCTCTGGTCGTGACGCGCGAGGGGATGCCGCTCGGCTACGAGGTCTTTCCCGGCAATCGGGTCGATGTCACCACGGTCGAGGAGATCGTGCAGACGATGGAGGCCCGCTACGGTCTCGCCGATCGCATCTGGGTGATGGACCGAGGAATGATGAGCGCGGAGAACCTTGCGTGGCTCCAAAAGACCGGGCGGCGGTACCTCCTCGGAACGCATCGAGGCGACGTCAAGAAGTGGAGCCGGGAAATCGCCCAAGCGACCGACTGGAAAACGGTCCGCGCGGGGATCGAGGTGAAGCTCTGTGCTGGACCGGACGGGAAGGAGACGTTCCTCCTCTGCCGCTCCGCTGAGCGCCGCGAGAAGGAAAAGGCGATGCATGAACGATTCGCCGCTCGCATCGAAGCGGGCCTCGGCAACAGCCCTCGAACCATCCTCCGGGAGCTCGGCCGGATCCAGAGCACAGACGTCGTGCTCCCCCTCGCCGACGGATCCGGACGAGAGATGCGCCTCCGCTGCGTGGTTCGGCCCGACAAAGCCCAAGCCCTGCTCCTCGATCGCCTCGGCCTCCGCCTCCCCGAACGGCTCCGACCCCCCTCCGGAATCACGAAAATGTAGTGCCGACTCGGCCCCGTAAGTCGTTGAAAAACCTCAAAACCACCCCCCGAACTGCGGAACTTGGGCTAGGCGTTCTCAGAAGTAGTGCGATCATGAATGGGAGGCTGAAGGAGCCGGACGGTAACGTCGACCAGGCCAACGCGGACGAGTTTTTGGGAGGCACTACGATAAGCCCGCCCCGGCCCGCTGAAAAACACCCGCGTTCGAGAAGCCCCCTCCCACCGACCTCCTCCGACATGCGGCTATCCTCCGGAGAGAGGATCCGCCGCCCCTGTCCGACCCCACAGTCGGCCCGAACGGCCCTTCCGTGCCCCCTTCATGCTTGACGTACACAACGTCGCAGGATAGAATTCCTTATGAGTTTATGAGTTGAAGAGAAGA contains:
- a CDS encoding IS1634 family transposase — its product is MYLRHSVRRKDGKTHTYWRLVRSVRRNGKVVQETVAQLGELDAEGRAKARALARAMVGRASQRALFEDRSCDAAAVPVHLNRVRLERGRSFGDVWLGWTLWQALRLDEVCEELLPEGREEYAWSLLAAVLVVARLCEPSSELHVAESWYRRTALEDLLGLPSESVNDDRLYRALDRLLPHKTAIERHLVHRLGELFALDYDLLLYDVTSTYFEGLAARNSLAQRGYSRDHRPDCKQVCIALVVTREGMPLGYEVFPGNRVDVTTVEEIVQTMEARYGLADRIWVMDRGMMSAENLAWLQKTGRRYLLGTHRGDVKKWSREIAQATDWKTVRAGIEVKLCAGPDGKETFLLCRSAERREKEKAMHERFAARIEAGLGNSPRTILRELGRIQSTDVVLPLADGSGREMRLRCVVRPDKAQALLLDRLGLRLPERLRPPSGITKM